The Cyprinus carpio isolate SPL01 chromosome A9, ASM1834038v1, whole genome shotgun sequence genome window below encodes:
- the LOC109070724 gene encoding NADP-dependent malic enzyme-like, whose translation MNSFSGKSVLALCRVFSSPLSLPPAMVGAVRVCHSGVNSKGTVFTKKRGYDITRNPHLNKGMAFTLEERLQLGIHGLLPPCFLSQDVQVLRVMKSYETRSNPLDKYILLMTLQDRNEKLFYRVLTSDIEEFMPIVYTPTVGLACQQYGLAFRRPRGLFITIHDKGHIASMLNSWPEENIKAIVVTDGERILGLGDLGSYGMGIPVGKLALYTACGGVPPQQCLPVLLDVGTDNQALLDDPLYIGLKHKRVRGKEYDDLIDEFMQAVTDKYGMNCLIQFEDFANSNAFRILNNYRNHYCTFNDDIQGTASVAVAGVLAALKITKNKLSDHKFVFQGAGEAALGIAHLLIMAMAKEGVPHDEAVKRIWMVDSKGLIVKGRSNLNHEKEEFAHDHPHIKTLEEVVETIKPTAIIGVAAIGGAFTEKIIKNMATYNERPIIFALSNPTSKAECTAEQCYTLTEGRGIFASGSPFKKVTLADGRTFYPGQGNNAYVFPGVALGVIACGVRHISDDVFLTTAEAISDMVTEEHLAEGRLYPPLNTIREVSFKIAVKIVDHAYKQGIASWYPEPKDKEAFILSQVYNSDYDSFTLDSYSWPKDAMTVQNV comes from the exons ATGAACTCTTTCTCGGGTAAGAGTGTGCTGGCGCTGTGCAGGGTTTTCTCCAGTCCCCTGTCTCTCCCTCCAGCTATGGTAGGGGCCGTGAGGGTCTGTCACTCAGGCGTGAACTCCAAGGGCACAGTATTCACCAAAAAACGAGGCTATGATATCACCAGGAACCCCCACTTGAACAAA GGCATGGCGTTCACCCTGGAGGAGAGATTACAGCTGGGTATCCACGGCCTGCTGCCTCCCTGTTTCCTCTCTCAGGATGTCCAAGTGCTTCGTGTCATGAAGAGTTACGAGACACGCAGTAACCCTCTTGACAA ATACATATTGCTGATGACCCTGCAAGACCGAAATGAGAAGCTTTTCTATCGTGTGTTAACCTCTGACATAGAGGAATTCATGCCTATCGTCTACACTCCTACTGTGGGCCTGGCCTGCCAACAGTATGGCCTTGCTTTCAGAAGACCAAG aGGGCTGTTTATCACGATCCATGACAAGGGGCATATTGCCAGCATGCTGAACTCATGGCCGGAGGAAAACATTAAG GCCATAGTGGTGACGGATGGAGAACGAATCCTAGGATTAGGAGACCTGGGCAGCTATGGAATGGGGATCCCAGTGGGCAAACTTGCTCTGTATACAGCATGTGGAGGAGTGCCACCTCAGCAGTGCCTGCCTGTGCTGCTAGATGTGGGCACCGATAATCAg gcCCTCTTAGATGACCCCTTGTACATCGGCTTAAAGCACAAAAGAGTGAGGGGCAAAGAATACGATGACCTCATTGATGAGTTCATGCAAGCCGTCACAGACAA GTATGGGATGAATTGCCTAATTCAGTTTGAAGATTTTGCCAACAGCAATGCCTTTCGTATTCTCAATAACTACCGCAACCATTATTGCACCTTTAATGATGAtatccagg gCACAGCTTCTGTTGCTGTTGCTGGGGTCCTTGCTGCTCTTAAGATTACAAAGAATAAGCTCTCTGACCACAAGTTCGTATTTCAGGGAGCAGGAGAG GCCGCCTTGGGCATTGCTCACTTACTGATAATGGCCATGGCCAAGGAAGGTGTACCTCATGATGAGGCTGTCAAGAGGATTTGGATGGTGGATTCTAAAGGCCTAATTGTCAAG GGTAGAAGTAATCTGAACCATGAGAAGGAAGAATTTGCCCATGATCATCCACACATAAAGACCCTAGAGGAAGTGGTGGAAACCATCAAGCCCACAGCTATCATTG GTGTGGCTGCTATAGGTGGTGCTTTCACTGAGAAGATCATCAAGAACATGGCTACTTACAACGAACGCCCGATTATTTTTGCCCTCAGCAATCCCACAAGCAAAGCTGAGTGCACAGCAGAGCAGTGTTACACACTCACTGAG GGAAGGGGCATATTTGCCAGCGGAAGCCCCTTTAAGAAAGTCACTTTGGCAGATGGTCGTACCTTCTACCCTGGCCAGGGAAACAATGCTTATGTGTTCCCTGGAGTAGCATTGGGAGTCATCGCCTGTGGTGTTCGCCACATCTCAGATGATGTTTTTCTTACTACAGCAGAG GCCATTTCTGACATGGTTACTGAGGAGCATCTGGCCGAGGGCAGACTGTACCCCCCTCTGAATACCATCAGAGAAGTATCCTTCAAAATTGCTGTTAAG ATTGTGGACCATGCCTACAAACAGGGCATTGCCTCCTGGTACCCTGAACCCAAAGATAAAGAGGCCTTTATTTTATCCCAGGTCTATAACTCTGACTACGACTCCTTCACTCTGGATTCATACAGCTGGCCCAAGGATGCCATGACAGTTCAGAATGTGTAG
- the LOC109094984 gene encoding immunoglobulin-like domain-containing receptor 1 isoform X2, translated as MKEGLKLKVLAIVLCVFPTELLSIQVTVPHTERYTMLFASVTLRCDYSTSANQQDVLVTWRYKSFCLDPVLEYYSAAYQAALGLKQDPANDCPDSQRTVRIVIQKRGLSEAILGTEYRDRKIYIQNSADLVINEVMWWDNGMYFCSIDAAGDVVGDSDKEIRLIVYHWLTVLLIILGALLLIILFCICCCQCCPQNCCCYVRCPCCPRTCCCPEEAVMHHKMMREAQKAMVPWLHGQPIYAPVGSNASSQANPLLYSGSFSEPSSKHNLPMAPMAIPPPQPVPPMVPPHGYHSNGSINGSVRGKYQMLDFLENQVRGMDMAAPMLQPQHHYIAVPHQNLPHQYAAPQPQYVTPPPQHIPQAALSARPPSMLSALDEMGVQGVERRIIQLPPIMGRAKQSSRRTNDGGRHRQSNHSSGSSNRNSQHRDDSWREPSSSRRVTQLQRSYCDESDWDDRRGGRGSAGRRGISGSDRSCPRVRSKGELLEELERATNHRDRRYSPSPRRGSWSSDEEDSYRKGTRSQGRLSEKPPAYTSIDILPGHSRRSDRISDKSSRSGTSVVI; from the exons ATGAAAGAAGGACTGAAGCTCAAGGTGCTTGCGATCGTGCTCTGCGTATTTCCTACGG AGCTGTTGTCCATCCAGGTTACGGTTCCACATACAGAGAGATACACAATGTTGTTTGCTTCTGTCACTCTGCGATGTGACTATTCCACTTCTGCAAATCAACAAGATGTTCTGGTCACATGGCGATACAAGTCCTTCTGTTTGGATCCAGTGCTGGAATATTACTCAGCTG CATATCAAGCAGCTCTGGGTCTGAAGCAAGACCCAGCCAATGACTGTCCAGACAGTCAGCGCACTGTCCGCATAGTGATTCAGAAGAGAGGCCTCAGTGAAGCTATTCTGGGGACAGAATATCGAGATCGCAAGATATACATACAAAACA GCGCTGACCTGGTTATCAATGAGGTCATGTGGTGGGACAATGGCATGTATTTCTGCTCCATCGACGCAGCTGGTGATGTCGTGGGAGACTCCGACAAAGAAATCAGACTCATTGTATATC ACTGGCTGACAGTGCTGCTCATCATCCTCGGTGCATTACTCCTCATCATACTGTTTTGTATCTGCTGCTGTCAGTGCTGTCCTCAGAACTGCTGCTGCTATGTCCGTTGTCCCTGCTGTCCTCGCACTTGCTGCTGCCCAGAAGAAG CGGTGATGCACCACAAGATGATGCGTGAAGCTCAAAAAGCAATGGTACCATGGCTCCATGGCCAGCCCATATATGCCCCCGTTGGCTCAAATGCATCTTCTCAAGCAAACCCTTTACTATATTCAG GGTCTTTTTCTGAACCTTCATCCAAACACAACCTTCCCATGGCCCCGATGGCCATTCCTCCTCCTCAACCTGTCCCGCCAATGGTACCTCCCCACGGATATCATTCCAATGGCAGCATAAATGGAAGTGTACGTGGTAAATACCAGATGTTAGACTTTCTGGAGAACCAAGTTAGAGGAATGGATATGGCTGCCCCAATGCTTCAACCTCAACATCACTACATAGCAGTCCCGCACCAAAACCTTCCTCATCAATATGCAGCCCCACAACCCCAATATGTAACTCCACCACCTCAACACATACCCCAAGCTGCTTTATCAGCCAGGCCTCCCAGCATGCTCTCAGCCTTGGATGAGATGGGTGTCCAAGGTGTGGAGCGCAGGATCATCCAGCTGCCTCCCATCATGGGCCGAGCAAAACAGAGCTCTCGGCGAACCAATGATGGTGGAAGACACCGGCAGTCTAATCATTCCAGTGGTAGCTCTAACCGAAATAGCCAACATCGTGATGATTCCTGGAGAGAACCATCATCTTCACGGAGAGTGACTCAGCTACAGCGTAGCTACTGTGACGAGTCGGACTGGGACGACAGGCGTGGAGGCCGAGGTTCAGCAGGACGCAGGGGTATTTCAGGTTCGGATAGGTCTTGTCCACGTGTTCGCAGTAAAGGGGAGCTTCTGGAGGAGTTGGAGCGTGCAACGAACCACAGAGACAGGAGATATTCGCCTTCTCCGCGTCGAGGCTCCTGGAGTTCAGACGAGGAGGACAGTTATCGAAAGGGGACGCGATCTCAAGGGAGATTGTCTGAGAAACCACCAGCTTATACTTCCATTGATATTTTACCTGGCCACAGCAGGAGGAGTGACCGCATCTCA GATAAGAGCTCTCGTAGTGGCACAAGCGTTGTGATCTGA
- the LOC109094984 gene encoding immunoglobulin-like domain-containing receptor 1 isoform X1, whose product MGGVCGVIVEWGRGIKLLKSKGVFTLTRETTELLSIQVTVPHTERYTMLFASVTLRCDYSTSANQQDVLVTWRYKSFCLDPVLEYYSAAYQAALGLKQDPANDCPDSQRTVRIVIQKRGLSEAILGTEYRDRKIYIQNSADLVINEVMWWDNGMYFCSIDAAGDVVGDSDKEIRLIVYHWLTVLLIILGALLLIILFCICCCQCCPQNCCCYVRCPCCPRTCCCPEEAVMHHKMMREAQKAMVPWLHGQPIYAPVGSNASSQANPLLYSGSFSEPSSKHNLPMAPMAIPPPQPVPPMVPPHGYHSNGSINGSVRGKYQMLDFLENQVRGMDMAAPMLQPQHHYIAVPHQNLPHQYAAPQPQYVTPPPQHIPQAALSARPPSMLSALDEMGVQGVERRIIQLPPIMGRAKQSSRRTNDGGRHRQSNHSSGSSNRNSQHRDDSWREPSSSRRVTQLQRSYCDESDWDDRRGGRGSAGRRGISGSDRSCPRVRSKGELLEELERATNHRDRRYSPSPRRGSWSSDEEDSYRKGTRSQGRLSEKPPAYTSIDILPGHSRRSDRISDKSSRSGTSVVI is encoded by the exons ATGGGTGGAGTCTGTGGCGTCATCGTGGAATGGGGGAGGGGGATCAAACTCCTAAAGAGCAAAGGTGTGTTTACACTGACTCGAGAGACTACAG AGCTGTTGTCCATCCAGGTTACGGTTCCACATACAGAGAGATACACAATGTTGTTTGCTTCTGTCACTCTGCGATGTGACTATTCCACTTCTGCAAATCAACAAGATGTTCTGGTCACATGGCGATACAAGTCCTTCTGTTTGGATCCAGTGCTGGAATATTACTCAGCTG CATATCAAGCAGCTCTGGGTCTGAAGCAAGACCCAGCCAATGACTGTCCAGACAGTCAGCGCACTGTCCGCATAGTGATTCAGAAGAGAGGCCTCAGTGAAGCTATTCTGGGGACAGAATATCGAGATCGCAAGATATACATACAAAACA GCGCTGACCTGGTTATCAATGAGGTCATGTGGTGGGACAATGGCATGTATTTCTGCTCCATCGACGCAGCTGGTGATGTCGTGGGAGACTCCGACAAAGAAATCAGACTCATTGTATATC ACTGGCTGACAGTGCTGCTCATCATCCTCGGTGCATTACTCCTCATCATACTGTTTTGTATCTGCTGCTGTCAGTGCTGTCCTCAGAACTGCTGCTGCTATGTCCGTTGTCCCTGCTGTCCTCGCACTTGCTGCTGCCCAGAAGAAG CGGTGATGCACCACAAGATGATGCGTGAAGCTCAAAAAGCAATGGTACCATGGCTCCATGGCCAGCCCATATATGCCCCCGTTGGCTCAAATGCATCTTCTCAAGCAAACCCTTTACTATATTCAG GGTCTTTTTCTGAACCTTCATCCAAACACAACCTTCCCATGGCCCCGATGGCCATTCCTCCTCCTCAACCTGTCCCGCCAATGGTACCTCCCCACGGATATCATTCCAATGGCAGCATAAATGGAAGTGTACGTGGTAAATACCAGATGTTAGACTTTCTGGAGAACCAAGTTAGAGGAATGGATATGGCTGCCCCAATGCTTCAACCTCAACATCACTACATAGCAGTCCCGCACCAAAACCTTCCTCATCAATATGCAGCCCCACAACCCCAATATGTAACTCCACCACCTCAACACATACCCCAAGCTGCTTTATCAGCCAGGCCTCCCAGCATGCTCTCAGCCTTGGATGAGATGGGTGTCCAAGGTGTGGAGCGCAGGATCATCCAGCTGCCTCCCATCATGGGCCGAGCAAAACAGAGCTCTCGGCGAACCAATGATGGTGGAAGACACCGGCAGTCTAATCATTCCAGTGGTAGCTCTAACCGAAATAGCCAACATCGTGATGATTCCTGGAGAGAACCATCATCTTCACGGAGAGTGACTCAGCTACAGCGTAGCTACTGTGACGAGTCGGACTGGGACGACAGGCGTGGAGGCCGAGGTTCAGCAGGACGCAGGGGTATTTCAGGTTCGGATAGGTCTTGTCCACGTGTTCGCAGTAAAGGGGAGCTTCTGGAGGAGTTGGAGCGTGCAACGAACCACAGAGACAGGAGATATTCGCCTTCTCCGCGTCGAGGCTCCTGGAGTTCAGACGAGGAGGACAGTTATCGAAAGGGGACGCGATCTCAAGGGAGATTGTCTGAGAAACCACCAGCTTATACTTCCATTGATATTTTACCTGGCCACAGCAGGAGGAGTGACCGCATCTCA GATAAGAGCTCTCGTAGTGGCACAAGCGTTGTGATCTGA